A window of the Pseudoliparis swirei isolate HS2019 ecotype Mariana Trench chromosome 13, NWPU_hadal_v1, whole genome shotgun sequence genome harbors these coding sequences:
- the LOC130203712 gene encoding pleckstrin homology domain-containing family S member 1-like has translation MHKSQKITGGNAVFYKSIKLTTEIRSGYLFKSPPQKGLKTEKSWKRRYFVLYKISEQEHLLKYFRSPEEKDKPLGGIDLTLISLLHVSPEKHQRWNWVQKSFKCSPSCVLYIRAAERDYFLIGENREEVNGWFADLVEALKDRPQTCMSSQEVSNGQPTIEVTSNPISWKKKSAAVPFEVGPQCCMPCINLATPSKCLHPVGVVLSLMHLDGRHLSTAVLYDSICCDGFFL, from the exons ATGCATAAGAGCCAGAAGATAACAG GTGGAAATGCGGTGTTTTACAAATCAATCAAACTTACGACGGAAATAAGATCTGGATACCTGTTCAAGTCTCCTCCCCAAAAAGGGTTGAAGACAGAG AAATCATGGAAGAGGAGGTATTTTGTGCTGTACAAAATCAGTGAGCAAGAGCACCTGCTGAAGTACTTCCGGAGTCCAGAGGAAAAGGACAAGCCCCTTGGAGGGATTGACTTAACGCT TATCTCGCTGTTGCATGTGAGCCCTGAAAAGCACCAGAGATGGAATTGGGTCCAGAAGAGCTTCAAGTGCTCCCCATCCTGCGTGCTCTACATCAGGGCGGCGGAGCGGGACTACTTCCTCATCGGGGAGAACCG GGAGGAAGTCAACGGCTGGTTCGCCGACCTGGTTGAAGCCTTGAAAGACCGGCCTCAAACGTGTATGAGTTCACAG GAAGTATCTAATGGGCAGCCAACAATCGag GTTACTTCAAACCCCATTTCGTGGAAAAAGAAATCTGCAGCTGTGCCTTTTGAGGTTGGTCCACAATGTTGCATGCCTTGCATTAACTTGGCTACTCCTTCTAAATGCTTGCACCCTGTCGGTGTGGTTCTATCTCTGATGCATCTGGACGGACGACATCTGTCGACGGCCGTTCTGTATGACTCTATTTGTTGTGATGGTTTCTTTTTGTGA
- the si:ch211-28p3.4 gene encoding LOW QUALITY PROTEIN: E3 ubiquitin-protein ligase TRIM39 (The sequence of the model RefSeq protein was modified relative to this genomic sequence to represent the inferred CDS: inserted 1 base in 1 codon; substituted 1 base at 1 genomic stop codon), with the protein MTTPTMSSKGGGKAAQEEVLLKHQQHLQRQRDVVACRMKKLAAKQAEMTKKTNAVKERIGKKXEDMKRVLDEDLKITXDTEYEATEKLVEDRIEERYHLTQELDQELSDMSARAKKQGFKIQNADIEKRVSETLKLTDPNRIQMDEFKNEQLLSLTINLLLFIRSQVPVTKKLFQTCEVTGRLTCEEVFLSKDAADVVLDADTAHPKLLISPKGDSATWQDVPETLSRFDTTLNVVSRQGFTEGRQYWEVDVSGKTYWELGLTYPSIPRKGREEDSWLGRGEESWCVEYINGDQGCQVCVTKPAQWPIKPSPISELKICPCQTIYTAFKFHVHVYVLIWSQFGRIWV; encoded by the exons ATGACGACACCGACAATGAGCAgcaagggaggagggaaggccgCACAGGAA GAGGTGCTCCTGAAACATCAGCAGCACctgcagagacaaagagatgTTGTCGCCTGTAGAATGAAGAAGCTGGCAGCGAAGCAGGCGGAGATGACA AAAAAGACCAACGCAGTGAAGGAGAGAATCGGGAAAAAGTAAGAGGACATGAAGCGGGTTCTGGATGAGGATCTGAAGATCA CTGACACCGAGTACGAGGCCACAGAGAAGTTGGTGGAGGACCGGATCGAGGAACGCTACCACCTCACTCAGGAGCTGGACCAGGAGCTGTCCGACATGAGCGCCCGAGCGAAAAAACAGGGATTTAAAATTCAG AATGCTGACATAGAAAAAAG AGTGTCCGAGACTCTGAAGCTGACCGACCCCAACAGGATTCAGATGGATGAGTTCAAGAACGAACAACTGCTGAGTCTCACCATCAACCTGCTGCTGTTCATCAGGTCCCAGGTGCCCGTCACCAAGAAGCTGTTTCAGACCTGTGAGGTTACAGGGCGACTGACGTGTGAGGAGGTCTTTCTGTCAAAAG ATGCGGCAGACGTTGTCCTCGATGCCGATACCGCCCACCCGAAGCTGCTCATCTCTCCCAAAGGGGACTCGGCCACCTGGCAGGACGTCCCAGAGACCCTCTCCCGCTTTGACACCACCCTGAATGTAGTCAGCCGCCAAGGCTTCACCGAGGGCCGCCAGTACTGGGAGGTGGATGTGAGCGGGAAGACCTACTGGGAGCTGGGGCTCACCTACCCGAGCATCCCGCGCAAGGGCCGCGAGGAGGACTCCTGGCTGGGCCGAGGCGAAGAGTCCTGGTGCGTGGAGTACATTAATGGagaccagggttgccaggtctgtgtgacaaaaccagcccaatggccaataaaacccagcccaatatcagaactcaaaatatgcccgtgccaaaccatatacactgcttttaaattccatgtccatgtgtacgtgctgatctggagtcagtttggtaggatttgggtataa